In Sulfuricaulis sp., the following proteins share a genomic window:
- the gltX gene encoding glutamate--tRNA ligase, producing the protein MTIRTRFAPSPTGYLHVGGARTALFSWLYARKHGGTFILRIEDTDLERSTAESVDAILQGMTWLGLEYDEGPFFQTQRFPRYKEVIQQMLKEGQAYQCYCSKERLEQLRAEQMARKEKPRYDGKCRHGVSNPLAGVSPVVRFKNPLDGPVVVEDLVRGRVIFQNGELDDLIIARGDGSPTYNFTVVVDDMDMKITHVIRGDDHLNNTPRQMNMLKALNYAPPIYAHVPMILGPDGARLSKRHGAVSVMQYRDDGYLPEALLNYLARLGWSHGDQEVFSIDEMIKLFDVTKVHSSAAAFNPEKLLWLNQHYIKNGDPKHVAHHLSHHLGKLGVDPATGPDLVEVVKAQRERAKTLLEMAQNSAFFYRDFDAYDPKDAATHLKPEAQKSLIELRARLAALPVWDAPSIHNAVTGVAEAEGLKLGKIAQPVRVAVAGRAVSPPIDVTLALLGRDKTLARLDSALEHIRKQTVTA; encoded by the coding sequence GTGACCATCCGCACACGATTTGCCCCCAGTCCGACCGGCTATCTGCACGTGGGCGGCGCGCGCACGGCGTTGTTTTCCTGGCTGTATGCGCGCAAGCACGGTGGCACGTTCATCTTGCGCATTGAGGATACCGATCTGGAGCGCTCCACTGCCGAATCGGTGGACGCCATTTTGCAGGGCATGACCTGGCTCGGGCTGGAATACGACGAGGGGCCGTTTTTCCAGACCCAGCGTTTCCCGCGCTACAAGGAAGTCATCCAGCAGATGCTCAAGGAAGGGCAGGCCTATCAGTGCTATTGCTCGAAGGAGCGCCTGGAGCAGCTGCGCGCCGAACAGATGGCGCGCAAGGAAAAGCCGCGTTATGACGGAAAATGCCGCCACGGAGTTTCCAACCCGCTGGCAGGAGTGTCACCCGTCGTGCGCTTCAAGAATCCGCTCGATGGGCCTGTGGTGGTCGAGGATCTGGTTCGTGGGCGCGTGATATTCCAGAACGGTGAGTTGGATGACCTGATCATCGCGCGCGGCGACGGCTCACCAACCTACAATTTTACTGTAGTGGTGGACGACATGGACATGAAAATCACCCATGTCATTCGCGGCGACGATCACCTGAACAACACCCCGCGCCAGATGAATATGCTGAAGGCGCTCAATTACGCGCCACCGATCTACGCGCATGTGCCCATGATCCTCGGCCCGGATGGTGCTCGGCTATCCAAGCGCCACGGCGCCGTGAGCGTCATGCAATACCGTGATGATGGTTATTTGCCCGAAGCGCTGCTCAACTACCTGGCGCGCCTCGGCTGGTCGCATGGTGATCAGGAAGTGTTTTCCATCGACGAGATGATCAAGCTGTTCGATGTTACCAAGGTCCACAGTTCGGCCGCCGCCTTCAATCCAGAAAAACTGCTGTGGCTGAACCAGCACTATATAAAGAATGGTGATCCCAAACATGTAGCGCACCACCTGAGCCATCATCTGGGAAAGCTGGGTGTAGACCCGGCCACCGGACCGGATCTGGTGGAGGTTGTGAAGGCGCAACGCGAGCGTGCCAAAACATTGCTGGAAATGGCACAGAACAGCGCATTTTTCTATCGGGATTTTGACGCTTACGATCCCAAAGATGCCGCCACGCATTTAAAGCCGGAGGCTCAAAAGTCGCTGATCGAATTGCGTGCGCGCCTGGCGGCGTTGCCGGTGTGGGATGCCCCGTCAATTCATAATGCCGTCACCGGCGTGGCCGAGGCGGAAGGACTTAAGCTTGGCAAGATCGCGCAACCCGTGCGCGTGGCCGTCGCCGGTCGCGCTGTTTCACCGCCAATCGATGTGACGCTGGCACTTCTTGGACGCGACAAAACGCTCGCGCGGCTCGATTCCGCGCTGGAACATATAAGGAAACAAACGGTTACGGCTTGA
- a CDS encoding EAL domain-containing protein, whose product MSDASFFWGLLVVCSTAAVIGILAVMFTSRRYTKADKALRLRNRAVESSVNAVLIASFNDPHRPIEYINPAFERITGYASAEAIGQGIEFLVGSETDQAALADIRTAIAEQRVGHAILQCRRKDGSLFWNDMHIAPVSDERGKITHFVAVLNDITETRNYQQQLERQANFDLLTELPNQNLLQDRLQQAVALARRQKQIVALAFLDLDNFQFVNDSLGHKTGDEVLKLVAQRIRTCIRTTDTAARLASDKFVLLLSGIANEENIPKVLQRIVEAISSRPQVTDTLQKVLSTVSQPIVMNNRELDITCSIGVSLFPHDGQEPDVLLKNAEAAMRRAKELGRNNFQFYTKELNVRLSDRLALQTLLRRALERDEFLLHYQPKIDVRRGQVSGAEALLRWNSPDRGMVPPIEFIATLEDSGLIIDVGRWIIEKAVAQHALWREKDPQAPRIAVNISQIQLVQKNFIPMIQEIVERHGYKNCGLDIEITESLIMKNVEENVMKLKMIQAMGVGVSIDDFGTGYSSFSHLATLPVDALKIDRSFVINMVDDPDHRTIVSTIISLAHLLKHKVIAEGVDAEEQVRLLQEMGCDEIQGFIFSRPMPAEEFEAWRKKFVLASGVIQRFGIGE is encoded by the coding sequence ATGAGTGATGCGTCTTTCTTCTGGGGCTTGCTGGTTGTTTGTTCGACAGCCGCCGTCATCGGCATCTTGGCGGTCATGTTTACTTCGCGCCGGTACACAAAAGCCGACAAGGCTTTGCGGTTGCGTAACCGTGCCGTTGAATCAAGTGTCAATGCGGTGCTGATCGCGAGTTTCAACGATCCCCACAGGCCGATTGAATACATCAATCCTGCCTTCGAGCGTATAACGGGGTACGCCTCCGCCGAAGCAATCGGGCAAGGTATTGAATTCCTGGTTGGCAGCGAGACGGATCAGGCCGCCCTGGCAGATATTCGTACAGCCATCGCGGAGCAGCGCGTAGGTCATGCCATTCTCCAATGTCGTCGAAAGGACGGCAGTCTGTTCTGGAATGACATGCATATCGCTCCTGTTAGCGACGAAAGAGGGAAGATCACGCATTTCGTTGCGGTATTGAATGACATCACCGAAACCCGGAACTACCAGCAACAGCTGGAACGTCAGGCCAATTTTGACCTTCTCACTGAGTTACCTAATCAGAATCTGTTGCAAGATCGTCTGCAACAGGCAGTGGCGCTGGCCCGGCGGCAGAAACAGATCGTGGCGTTGGCATTTCTCGATCTCGACAATTTCCAGTTCGTCAATGACAGCTTGGGTCACAAGACGGGCGACGAAGTCCTGAAGCTGGTGGCGCAACGTATCAGGACATGCATCCGGACAACGGACACCGCGGCGCGGTTGGCCAGTGATAAATTTGTACTGCTATTGTCTGGTATTGCCAACGAGGAGAACATCCCGAAAGTGCTGCAACGTATTGTGGAGGCCATCTCATCACGGCCGCAGGTCACGGACACCCTGCAGAAGGTTTTAAGCACCGTTTCGCAACCCATCGTGATGAACAACCGCGAGCTTGATATCACTTGCAGCATTGGCGTAAGTCTTTTTCCGCACGATGGGCAGGAACCCGACGTGCTGCTCAAAAACGCCGAGGCCGCCATGCGCCGCGCCAAGGAACTCGGACGCAATAATTTCCAGTTCTATACGAAGGAGCTGAATGTACGGTTAAGCGATCGGCTGGCGCTCCAGACGCTGTTGCGTCGTGCGTTGGAACGCGATGAATTCCTGCTGCACTACCAACCCAAGATTGACGTCCGTCGCGGGCAGGTATCGGGGGCGGAGGCGCTGTTGCGCTGGAACAGCCCGGATCGCGGTATGGTGCCGCCCATCGAGTTCATCGCCACTCTGGAAGATTCCGGATTGATCATCGATGTCGGCCGCTGGATCATTGAAAAGGCCGTAGCGCAGCATGCCCTCTGGCGTGAGAAAGATCCGCAAGCGCCACGCATCGCCGTCAATATTTCTCAAATACAGCTAGTGCAGAAGAATTTCATCCCGATGATTCAGGAAATCGTGGAAAGACACGGTTATAAAAATTGCGGACTCGATATCGAGATCACCGAGAGCCTGATCATGAAGAATGTCGAGGAAAACGTCATGAAGCTCAAAATGATCCAGGCAATGGGCGTGGGTGTTTCCATCGACGATTTTGGCACCGGTTATTCCTCCTTCAGCCATCTTGCCACTCTGCCTGTCGATGCACTGAAGATCGATCGGTCATTTGTCATTAACATGGTCGATGATCCGGATCATCGAACCATTGTTTCCACCATTATTTCCCTGGCGCATCTACTCAAGCACAAGGTTATCGCCGAAGGAGTCGATGCCGAGGAACAGGTCAGGCTATTGCAGGAGATGGGCTGCGATGAAATTCAGGGTTTTATTTTCAGCCGGCCGATGCCCGCTGAGGAATTTGAAGCCTGGCGCAAAAAGTTTGTTTTGGCGTCAGGCGTGATTCAGCGTTTCGGAATCGGGGAGTAG
- a CDS encoding TRAP transporter small permease, with product MIEPGEHYARNRTWKAKLEFYFTRIESTLAISGLILMLGLSLIEILLRNLFHTSIPGADILIRHLVLWVSFIGAVVAVRERHIKVEIISVWLPEIWRSRLERPIFLFSTIVCTMIAWAAVRFWYQEWLNVPPGEKWIALLSIVIPLSFLLLALHFALRFLIGPRSRERTA from the coding sequence GTGATTGAGCCGGGTGAGCACTACGCACGAAACCGGACCTGGAAGGCCAAGCTCGAGTTCTATTTCACTCGCATAGAAAGCACACTTGCCATTTCCGGCCTGATACTGATGTTGGGCCTGTCGCTGATTGAAATTCTCCTGCGAAATCTGTTTCACACCTCGATTCCCGGCGCCGACATTCTGATCCGCCATCTGGTGCTGTGGGTAAGCTTCATCGGCGCCGTCGTGGCCGTGCGCGAGCGCCACATCAAGGTTGAAATCATTTCCGTTTGGTTGCCCGAGATTTGGCGAAGTCGTCTGGAGCGGCCGATCTTTCTGTTCTCCACCATAGTCTGCACCATGATCGCCTGGGCGGCTGTCCGGTTCTGGTATCAGGAGTGGCTGAATGTGCCTCCAGGCGAGAAATGGATTGCCCTGCTCAGCATCGTCATTCCGCTGAGTTTCTTGCTCCTGGCGCTGCATTTCGCGCTGCGCTTCCTGATTGGTCCGCGCTCACGCGAACGGACAGCGTGA
- the dctP gene encoding TRAP transporter substrate-binding protein DctP, protein MKKLCSLLLLILFISPVRANETYVLKFATLAPQGSTWMNIITDWANQVGKESKGRLTFKLYPGGVSGDEPDVLRKIRFGQLQGGAMTGHGIGYIYSPVRVLEIPFLFRNYDEVDHVRARLMPDIREGFRKNGFELLGWMEVGFIQLFSQEPIYSLEDMRKRRIWLWQGDPLGKAFFAASGISPVPLPITEVFTSLSTGLIDTTIAPPLGAIALQWFSKTPYMTNMPVMDGIGGLLVTRKFFEGLPADLQKLLLQTGEEAGKRLLVETRQDNEKSLKVLKEHGVTFTNEWKDSDAVLYDLRDRAAAALAKDGYIPGELYARTRQELEEYRARISKK, encoded by the coding sequence TTGAAAAAACTCTGCTCTTTGCTGTTACTGATTCTTTTCATTTCTCCCGTGCGCGCGAACGAAACCTACGTGCTTAAATTCGCCACCCTGGCGCCGCAGGGCTCCACCTGGATGAACATCATCACCGACTGGGCCAATCAGGTGGGCAAGGAAAGCAAGGGTCGTCTCACCTTCAAGCTCTATCCCGGCGGCGTCTCCGGAGATGAACCCGATGTCCTGCGCAAGATCCGCTTCGGCCAACTGCAGGGTGGCGCCATGACCGGGCACGGCATCGGATATATCTATTCGCCGGTGCGCGTGCTGGAAATCCCGTTTCTGTTCCGCAACTACGATGAAGTTGATCATGTGCGTGCGCGACTGATGCCGGACATCCGCGAAGGATTCCGCAAGAACGGCTTCGAGCTGCTCGGTTGGATGGAAGTCGGCTTTATCCAGCTCTTCTCCCAGGAACCCATTTATTCCCTCGAAGATATGAGGAAAAGGCGCATCTGGCTGTGGCAAGGAGATCCGTTGGGCAAGGCCTTCTTCGCGGCGAGCGGCATTTCGCCCGTGCCGTTGCCGATCACGGAGGTGTTTACCAGCCTCTCCACCGGCTTGATCGATACCACCATCGCACCGCCTCTGGGCGCCATTGCGCTGCAATGGTTTTCCAAGACACCTTATATGACCAACATGCCGGTGATGGACGGCATTGGCGGACTTCTGGTAACACGCAAGTTCTTTGAGGGTTTACCAGCGGATCTCCAGAAACTGCTTCTGCAAACCGGCGAGGAGGCGGGTAAACGTCTGTTGGTTGAAACACGGCAGGACAACGAAAAAAGTCTCAAGGTGTTAAAAGAACATGGCGTGACATTCACCAACGAATGGAAAGACAGTGACGCCGTTCTCTACGACTTGCGTGATCGCGCGGCGGCAGCGCTGGCGAAGGACGGCTATATCCCGGGCGAACTGTATGCCCGCACACGCCAGGAGCTCGAAGAATACCGCGCGCGGATCAGCAAAAAGTGA
- a CDS encoding PEP-CTERM sorting domain-containing protein has translation MLGESSMKFHHRWAATALFVIASGVSALTHAASVSGQGTWETTLQGRDLDGNLSTFEAYYDTVLDITWLANAGYAGTSRNWLTANAWAMGLNPYGSNITGWRLPTTIDVGNDGATIGVDAGYNMTTHSEMSHMFYVTLGNKAVCTTSGTCFPDGWGLTNTGPFYALVPDSYWSATEFAPSTNAAWMFNYYNGNQGAIVKTNGYQAWAVHAGDVGAASTVPVPAAMWLFGSGLLGLIGFARRKTT, from the coding sequence TTGCTAGGAGAGAGTTCCATGAAATTCCATCATCGTTGGGCAGCCACGGCCCTGTTCGTCATTGCGTCTGGTGTATCAGCGCTTACCCATGCCGCGTCCGTGAGCGGACAAGGCACTTGGGAGACTACGCTGCAAGGGCGTGATCTCGATGGCAACCTGTCAACCTTCGAGGCGTACTACGACACCGTGTTGGATATTACTTGGCTGGCGAATGCCGGCTACGCCGGTACGAGCAGGAACTGGTTGACGGCTAATGCCTGGGCGATGGGCCTGAATCCCTATGGCAGCAATATTACCGGCTGGCGCCTGCCGACCACCATCGATGTGGGCAACGACGGCGCCACCATCGGCGTGGACGCTGGCTATAACATGACGACCCACAGCGAGATGTCCCATATGTTCTACGTGACCTTGGGCAACAAGGCCGTCTGCACCACCTCGGGCACCTGCTTTCCAGACGGCTGGGGCCTGACCAACACGGGGCCGTTCTACGCCCTCGTGCCCGACTCCTATTGGTCGGCCACGGAGTTCGCGCCAAGTACCAACGCCGCGTGGATGTTCAATTACTACAATGGTAATCAAGGCGCTATCGTTAAAACCAATGGCTACCAAGCGTGGGCCGTTCATGCGGGCGATGTCGGCGCCGCGTCAACGGTTCCGGTGCCCGCCGCCATGTGGCTGTTCGGCTCGGGACTGCTTGGCTTGATTGGCTTTGCTCGTCGCAAAACAACTTAA
- a CDS encoding TRAP transporter large permease: MTIAIIVFLVLIAALGVPLFVVLGAGSLIATYAAGLDPAVLLIEMLRLSSSPNLIAIPLFTLAGVTLARGGAAQRLVQLFNTGFGWMQGGLAIVALLSCAFFTAFSGASGVTILALGGLLYPMLVGENYSKRFSLGLLTSSGSLGLLFPPSLAVLLYGIIAGVSIEQLFTAGIIPGTILLVMLALYAMVTSRRIGIPRHPFSFAAFIAAARAGLWDILLPVGIIAGLFGGYVTVTEAASCSAAYALLLEGVIHRRLNTLTLYYEVFRETCVLVGSLLIILGIALGLTNLMIDAQLPMMILSLLEQDITSQWQFLLLLNGFLLIIGCIMDIFSATMVIVPLILPLAQRFGVDPVHLGIIFLANLEIGYLTPPVGINLFLASQRFREPMLNLFRAALPFLFIMLIWLALVTYLPQLSLWWK, translated from the coding sequence GTGACAATCGCAATCATTGTCTTCCTGGTGTTGATCGCCGCGCTCGGTGTGCCGTTGTTCGTGGTCCTGGGCGCCGGCAGCTTGATCGCCACCTATGCGGCCGGCCTCGATCCGGCCGTCCTGCTGATAGAAATGCTGAGGCTCTCGTCCTCGCCCAATCTCATTGCCATTCCACTGTTCACTCTGGCTGGCGTGACGCTCGCGCGCGGAGGCGCTGCGCAACGACTGGTGCAGCTGTTCAACACGGGCTTCGGCTGGATGCAGGGCGGGCTGGCGATTGTGGCGCTGTTGTCCTGCGCCTTCTTCACCGCCTTCTCCGGCGCTTCCGGCGTCACTATTCTGGCGCTCGGCGGTCTGCTTTACCCTATGTTGGTCGGCGAAAACTATTCGAAACGTTTCTCGCTCGGCCTGTTGACCTCATCCGGATCGCTCGGCTTGCTGTTTCCACCCAGCCTGGCCGTGTTGTTGTACGGCATCATCGCGGGCGTCAGCATCGAACAGCTCTTCACCGCAGGAATTATTCCGGGGACGATCCTGCTTGTCATGCTGGCGCTATACGCCATGGTGACTTCCCGACGGATTGGCATACCCCGACATCCCTTTTCTTTCGCCGCTTTCATCGCGGCGGCACGCGCCGGATTATGGGACATCCTTCTGCCCGTCGGTATCATCGCGGGGTTGTTCGGCGGGTATGTGACCGTAACCGAGGCGGCATCCTGCTCCGCGGCTTATGCCCTGTTGCTGGAAGGCGTGATTCACCGGCGACTGAACACGCTGACCCTGTATTACGAGGTGTTCCGCGAAACCTGCGTGCTGGTGGGCAGCCTGCTGATTATTCTCGGCATTGCGCTCGGACTGACCAATCTCATGATTGACGCCCAGTTACCGATGATGATCCTGTCGCTGCTCGAACAAGACATTACGAGTCAGTGGCAATTCTTGTTGCTGTTAAACGGTTTCCTTTTGATCATCGGCTGCATCATGGACATTTTTTCCGCCACCATGGTTATCGTGCCGCTGATTCTGCCGCTGGCACAGCGCTTCGGCGTCGATCCGGTGCACTTGGGAATTATTTTCCTGGCCAATCTCGAGATAGGTTATCTGACCCCGCCAGTCGGAATAAATCTTTTCCTCGCCAGTCAGCGCTTTCGGGAGCCCATGCTGAACCTGTTTCGCGCCGCCCTGCCCTTCCTCTTTATTATGCTGATCTGGCTGGCCTTGGTGACCTACCTGCCGCAACTCTCGCTTTGGTGGAAATAA